A region of the Nocardia asteroides genome:
TCCCTGGGCGACGGCTGGATCCATTTCGACCCGCAAGCCGGCATGCTGGTTCCGGACGCGGTATCCCGCGCGGTTTCGACGGGTTTTCGAACCTCTTCCTTTTCGCATATCGGACGCCACGGCGCGGCCGTGCGCAGCGCAGCGATCCTGGACGCGGCCCGCGAAGCGGTCGCGGACCTGGTCGGCGGAGATCCGGCGGGCGTCGTGCTCGGTCCCGACCGCGCGGTCCTGCTGGCCTGGCTCGCCGAATCGCTGAGTTCCCGGCTCGGCCTCGGCACCGGCATCGTGCTGTCCCGGCTGGACGACGAGGCCAACGTCGCGCCGTGGTTGCGCATCGCCAACCGCTACGGCGCGCACGTGCGCTGGGCCGAGGTGGAGATCGAGACCTGTGAGATGCCGTCGTGGCAATTCGAGGAACTGATCGGGCCCACCGCGCGACTGGTCGCGCTCACCGCCGCCTCGCCGATCGTCGGCTCCGCTCCCGCCGTGCGGGTTGCCGCGGACCGGGTGCACGAGGTGGGCGGTCTGCTGGTGGCCGACGCGTTCGGCGCCGCGCCCTACGCCCTGATCGACATCGATGAACTGAATGCCGACGTCGTCGCGTTGAGCGCACCGGCATGGGGCGGTCCGCAGATCGGCGCGCTGGTCTTCCGCGACCCCGCGTTCTTGGACCGGATCCCGTCCATGTCGTTGAACCCTTATGCGAAGGGCGCCGA
Encoded here:
- a CDS encoding cysteine desulfurase-like protein, whose product is MTYDVARVRGLIPSLGDGWIHFDPQAGMLVPDAVSRAVSTGFRTSSFSHIGRHGAAVRSAAILDAAREAVADLVGGDPAGVVLGPDRAVLLAWLAESLSSRLGLGTGIVLSRLDDEANVAPWLRIANRYGAHVRWAEVEIETCEMPSWQFEELIGPTARLVALTAASPIVGSAPAVRVAADRVHEVGGLLVADAFGAAPYALIDIDELNADVVALSAPAWGGPQIGALVFRDPAFLDRIPSMSLNPYAKGAERLEVGGHQYALLAGLTTSIDFLAGLDERARGTRRERLEMSITSLQDYHDQLFEHLMSVLDSIPSLTVIGRASTRIPTVSFTLAGMQAEKVAAKLADNRIGTVSGVHGGSRLLDALGVNDEGGAVTIGLAPYTTKFEIDQLGRALLALE